TATCCGAATCCTTTTAATCAAAGTACAACAATCAAGTATTTTATCCCGTCAGGAAAGATAATAAAAGAACCTGCCAGCCTTAAAATATATAATATTCTTGGTCAAGAATTGACCGTTATTGAAAATTTAGATATATTGCCAGGTGTCCATGTTTTGCATTTTAACAGCAGAAATCTGGGAAGTGGTGTATATTTTTACTCGTTTGTCTTGGATGATTTGGTTTTAATAAAAAAGTTTATTGTAATGGATTAGAAAAAATATAGAAATATTTAGAGATAAAAATTATTACAAATAATTTTGTTATATAAACTCTTTTCAGTTTACTTTATATGCGAAGAAAACCTAATTTTTAATTAAGCGTAAACTGTCAATATTTTGATAGCGTTTGACATGGGTATGAACCGCCAATTGCATAAGCAATTAACCATATTTTGAAGAATAAAATTAACAGATTTATTACTTGAAATATTAGACCTTCCTTTTAAAAATTACAGTATTTACAGTACACTTCAATGTTTCCAAATTATCTAAAATTTTTCTTGACATTTTAAAATTTTAAATTATATTATAGCTACTGTTGGCACTCAATCTATCTGAGTGCTAAAAAAATATCTTAACTGTTTGATTTTACAGTTGGATATATGCAAAATCAAAAGTGGCTGGGTTGAGCCATTATATTTGTAAAATTTATGGAAAACGGACAAAAAAACAGGAGGTAATTGAATGAACATTAAGCCGTTATCCGATCGCTTGGTTGTAAAACCTTCCTCTGCAGAAGATAAAGTGCAGGGTGGAATAATTATTCCTGATACTGCAAAGGAAAAACCCCAGAGGGGCGAAGTTGTTGCAGTTGGCCCGGGAAAAGTTGCTGACTCCGGTAAAGCAATTCCCCTGTCAGTAAAAAAAGGGGATACAGTACTTTACGGTAAGTATTCCGGTACTGAAATTACTATTGATAATGAGGAGTATCTTATTGTTCGTGAGAGTGATATTCTTGCAATAGTATAGTAAAATGAGAGTTATTTAATTTAAAGGAGGTTATATAGTAATGGCAAAGATGATTGAATATGGCTCTGATGCCAGGCAAGCTCTGAAAAGCGGAGTTGATCAGCTGGCAGAGGCAGTAAAAGTTACTCTCGGCCCCAAAGGCCGTAATGTTGTTATTGAGAAGAAGTTCGGATCCCAGACAGTGACAAAGGATGGCGTCACCGTTGCAAAAGAGGTTGAGCTTGAAGATCCTCTTGAAAATCTCGGAGCACAGATGGTTAAAGAAGTTGCTTCAAAAACCAGTGATATTGCAGGAGACGGAACTACAACAGCAACTGTACTCGCACAGAGAATTTTCGGTGAAGGAATGCGCAATGTAACAGCAGGCGCAAATCCTATGGAGCTTAAAAGAGGCGTTGATGAGAGTGTCCGTGCTGTTGTCGGATATATAGGACAAATCAGTAAAGAGATTACAGGAAGAAAAGAGATCGCACAGGTTGCTGCAATTTCTGCAAATAATGACAAAATAATTGGTGAATTGATTGCAGATGCAATGGAAAAAGTCGGCAAAGACGGTGTAATTACAGTTGAAGAAGCAAAGACAATTGAAACAACAATGGATGTTGTAGAGGGTATGCAGTTTGACCGCGGCTATCTTTCACCCTACTTTGTAACAGATGCCGAGAATATGGAAGCAGTACTTGAAAATCCTGCTATTCTGATTCACGATAAAAAGATCAGTGCAATGAAAGACCTGCTTCCCGTCCTTGAGAAGGTCGCACAAATGGGAAGATCTCTTTTGATTATTGCCGAAGACATTGAAGGCGAAGCGCTTGCAACTCTCGTAGTAAACAAACTTAAGGGAACTCTGAAAGTTGCTGCTGTCAAGGCTCCTGGTTTTGGTGACCGCAGAAAGGCGATGCTTGAAGACATAGCAATTCTGACAGGCGGCCAGGTGATTTCCGAAGAGACAGGATTCAAACTTGAGAATGCAACAACAGAGGATCTCGGAACTGCAAAGCGTGTAAAAATTGATAAAGATAATACAACGATTGTTGAAGGTGCCGGTGATACCAAAGATATTCAGGCACGTATTTCTCAGATCAAAAAGCAGATTGAGGCAACAACATCTGATTATGACAGAGAAAAACTTCAGGAGAGGCTTGCAAAGCTTTCCGGCGGAGTTGCAGTACTTAATGTCGGCGCAGCTACAGAGGTTGAACTTAAAGAGAAAAAGGCCCGTGTTGAAGATGCTCTTCATGCAACCCGTGCTGCAGTTGAAGAAGGTGTTGTACCCGGAGGCGGACTTGCATTGCTGCGTTCAATCCCTGCTCTTGACAAACTGAAGCTTAAAGGTGACCAAAAGATCGGAATGGAAATTATAAGAAGAGCTCTTGAAGAGCCGGTTCGTCAGATCGCTAATAATGCAGGGCTTGAGGGTTCTGTTATTGTTGAGAAACTGAAGAATGAAGAGGGCAACATGGGGTTCAATGCGCTTACAGAGAAGTATGAAGACCTTATGGCGACAGGCGTGATTGATCCTAAAAAAGTTGTAAGGATTGCTCTTGAAAATGCAGCAAGCGTTGCAAGCCTTATGCTTACAACAGAGGCTGTGATTGTTGAAAAGCCGGAGGAAAACAAGGCACCTGAGATGCCTGCAATGCCTCCCGGCGGAATGTATTAAAAATTATAGTATTTCTGATAAAAAAAGCTTCCGGCAGTATCTGCCGGAAGCTTTTTACTTTGCAAAGATGAGAATTTGAGGCCTTTTCACAATACAAAAAAATAAAATTTACAAAATTTCGAAAAAAGCAGGGTTAAGATATTTTAATGATGGTAATTATTCCTTTCTAAGTATATCATAATACAAGCTAACAGGCTATAAAATCAGAACATAAGGAGTATTATA
Above is a window of bacterium DNA encoding:
- a CDS encoding T9SS type A sorting domain-containing protein; this translates as YPNPFNQSTTIKYFIPSGKIIKEPASLKIYNILGQELTVIENLDILPGVHVLHFNSRNLGSGVYFYSFVLDDLVLIKKFIVMD
- the groES gene encoding co-chaperone GroES yields the protein MNIKPLSDRLVVKPSSAEDKVQGGIIIPDTAKEKPQRGEVVAVGPGKVADSGKAIPLSVKKGDTVLYGKYSGTEITIDNEEYLIVRESDILAIV
- the groL gene encoding chaperonin GroEL (60 kDa chaperone family; promotes refolding of misfolded polypeptides especially under stressful conditions; forms two stacked rings of heptamers to form a barrel-shaped 14mer; ends can be capped by GroES; misfolded proteins enter the barrel where they are refolded when GroES binds), which encodes MAKMIEYGSDARQALKSGVDQLAEAVKVTLGPKGRNVVIEKKFGSQTVTKDGVTVAKEVELEDPLENLGAQMVKEVASKTSDIAGDGTTTATVLAQRIFGEGMRNVTAGANPMELKRGVDESVRAVVGYIGQISKEITGRKEIAQVAAISANNDKIIGELIADAMEKVGKDGVITVEEAKTIETTMDVVEGMQFDRGYLSPYFVTDAENMEAVLENPAILIHDKKISAMKDLLPVLEKVAQMGRSLLIIAEDIEGEALATLVVNKLKGTLKVAAVKAPGFGDRRKAMLEDIAILTGGQVISEETGFKLENATTEDLGTAKRVKIDKDNTTIVEGAGDTKDIQARISQIKKQIEATTSDYDREKLQERLAKLSGGVAVLNVGAATEVELKEKKARVEDALHATRAAVEEGVVPGGGLALLRSIPALDKLKLKGDQKIGMEIIRRALEEPVRQIANNAGLEGSVIVEKLKNEEGNMGFNALTEKYEDLMATGVIDPKKVVRIALENAASVASLMLTTEAVIVEKPEENKAPEMPAMPPGGMY